The proteins below are encoded in one region of Pongo pygmaeus isolate AG05252 chromosome 20, NHGRI_mPonPyg2-v2.0_pri, whole genome shotgun sequence:
- the THSD8 gene encoding thrombospondin type-1 domain-containing protein 8 — protein MARTPAALLLAPLLLLQLATPAQVYQDYQYLGQQGEGDTWEQLRLQHLKEVEDSILGPWGKWRCLCDLGKQERSREVVGTAPGPVFMDPENLIQLRPCRQRDCPSCKPFDCDWRL, from the exons ATGGCCCGGACCCCGGCGGCGCTGCTGCTGGCGCCTCTGCTACTCCTGCAGCTGGCGACCCCTGCCCAGGTCTACCAGGACTATCAGTACTTAGGGCAGCAGGGCGAAGGTGACACCTGGGAGCAGCTGAGGCTGCAGCATCTAAAGG AAGTCGAGGACTCAATCCTTGGCCCGTGGGGAAAGTGGCGGTGTCTCTGCGACCTGGGCAAGCAGGAGCGCAGCCGCGAGGTAGTGGGCACAGCGCCGGGCCCGGTTTTCATGGACCCGGAGAACCTGATCCAGTTACGGCCCTGCCGGCAACGGGATTGTCCATCCTGCAAGCCCTTCGACTGCGACTGGAGGCTCTGA
- the RNASEH2A gene encoding ribonuclease H2 subunit A isoform X2 has product MDLSELERDNTGRCRLSSPVPAVCRKEPCVLGVDEAGRGPVLGPMVYAICYCPLSRLADLEALKVADSKTLLESERERLFAKMEDRDFVGWALDVLSPNLISTSMLGRVKYNLNSLSHDTATGLIQYALDQGVNVTQVFVDTVGMPETYQARLQQSFPGIEVTVKAKADALYPVVSAASICAKVARDQAVKKWQFVEKLQDSDTDYGSGYPNGRTQHPRIRRDSGRSHPTSSMKGPKPVPVLPTDISWNVAWSQQPASSSCLYALYLPPQPRH; this is encoded by the exons ATGGATCTCAGCGAGCTGGAGAGAGACAATACGGGCCGCTGTCGCCTGAGTTCGCCTGTGCCCGCGGTGTGCCGCAAGGAGCCTTGCGTCCTGGGCGTCGATGAGGCTGGCAGGGGCCCCGTGCTGG gccccaTGGTCTACGCCATCTGTTATTGTCCCCTGTCCCGCCTAGCAGATCTGGAGGCGCTGAAAGTGGCAG ACTCAAAGACCTTATTGGAGAGTGAGCGGGAAAGGCTGTTTGCGAAAATGGAGGACAGGGACTTTGTCGGCTGGGCGCTGGATGTGCTGTCtccaaacctcatctctaccagcATGCTTGGGCG GGTCAAATACAACCTGAACTCCCTGTCACATGATACAGCCACTGGGCTTATACAGTATGCATTGGACCAGGGCGTGAACGTCACCCAG GTATTCGTGGACACCGTAGGGATGCCAGAGACATACCAGGCGCGGCTGCAGCAAAGTTTTCCCGGGATTGAGGTGACGGTCAAGGCCAAAGCAGATGCCCTGTACCCGGTGGTTAGTGCTGCCAGCATCTGTGCCAAG GTGGCCCGGGACCAGGCCGTGAAGAAATGGCAGTTCGTGGAGAAACTGCAGGACTCGGATACTGATTATGGCTCAGGCTACCCCAATG GGAGGACTCAGCACCCGAGGATCAGGAGGGACTCAGGAAGATCACATCCTACTTCCTCAATGAAGGGTCCCAAGCCCGTCCCCGTTCTTCCCACCGATATTTCCTGGAACGTGGCCTGGAGTCAGCAACCAGCCTCTAGCAGCTGCCTCTACGCACTCTACCTGCCTCCCCAACCCAGAcattaa
- the RNASEH2A gene encoding ribonuclease H2 subunit A isoform X1: MDLSELERDNTGRCRLSSPVPAVCRKEPCVLGVDEAGRGPVLGPMVYAICYCPLSRLADLEALKVADSKTLLESERERLFAKMEDRDFVGWALDVLSPNLISTSMLGRVKYNLNSLSHDTATGLIQYALDQGVNVTQVFVDTVGMPETYQARLQQSFPGIEVTVKAKADALYPVVSAASICAKVARDQAVKKWQFVEKLQDSDTDYGSGYPNDPKTKAWLKEHVEPVFGFPQFVRFSWRTAQTILEKGAEDVIWEDSAPEDQEGLRKITSYFLNEGSQARPRSSHRYFLERGLESATSL; this comes from the exons ATGGATCTCAGCGAGCTGGAGAGAGACAATACGGGCCGCTGTCGCCTGAGTTCGCCTGTGCCCGCGGTGTGCCGCAAGGAGCCTTGCGTCCTGGGCGTCGATGAGGCTGGCAGGGGCCCCGTGCTGG gccccaTGGTCTACGCCATCTGTTATTGTCCCCTGTCCCGCCTAGCAGATCTGGAGGCGCTGAAAGTGGCAG ACTCAAAGACCTTATTGGAGAGTGAGCGGGAAAGGCTGTTTGCGAAAATGGAGGACAGGGACTTTGTCGGCTGGGCGCTGGATGTGCTGTCtccaaacctcatctctaccagcATGCTTGGGCG GGTCAAATACAACCTGAACTCCCTGTCACATGATACAGCCACTGGGCTTATACAGTATGCATTGGACCAGGGCGTGAACGTCACCCAG GTATTCGTGGACACCGTAGGGATGCCAGAGACATACCAGGCGCGGCTGCAGCAAAGTTTTCCCGGGATTGAGGTGACGGTCAAGGCCAAAGCAGATGCCCTGTACCCGGTGGTTAGTGCTGCCAGCATCTGTGCCAAG GTGGCCCGGGACCAGGCCGTGAAGAAATGGCAGTTCGTGGAGAAACTGCAGGACTCGGATACTGATTATGGCTCAGGCTACCCCAATG ATCCCAAGACAAAAGCGTGGTTGAAGGAGCACGTGGAGCCTGTGTTCGGCTTCCCCCAGTTTGTCCGGTTCAGCTGGCGCACGGCCCAGACCATCCTGGAGAAAGGGGCAGAAGATGTTATATG GGAGGACTCAGCACCCGAGGATCAGGAGGGACTCAGGAAGATCACATCCTACTTCCTCAATGAAGGGTCCCAAGCCCGTCCCCGTTCTTCCCACCGATATTTCCTGGAACGTGGCCTGGAGTCAGCAACCAGCCTCTAG